A genomic segment from Chitinophagaceae bacterium encodes:
- a CDS encoding TolC family protein, with protein sequence MKLNKFITLFILLLMAFAQLPAQYVKKITLEEAIQMGLQHSRYLQIDKAKVEEANAELLAAKNKSLPDFKFNTSYMRLTNAQIDMKSKPGNGGSSNNEQGPSVNQAMLGMANFSLPIYAGKRIKYGIASAKLLVQVAKLTAESDQNKIAYNIANAFTNLFKTAKTIDVLTENLAASQQRDKMFLRLEENGIMAKNDRLKAQLQTANIELQLLDANNNYATAMLSMNLLLGLPSLTTVQPDSSFIHLDLQNMPFSNFEAAAISNRKDLQSLKLQQKAAAYATRSAKAENIPVLALNGGYVAANVPHFISVYNAVNLGIGIQYNLANLWKKNAGLLQACAKEKQLNAVNDELNDNIKLTLHKNYQDAMYAAKKTLVYQRALEQSTENLRITKNKYNNSLATITDLLEADAALLAAKINIINSRADASLAYYKLLESAGLLPLKKLNN encoded by the coding sequence ATGAAGCTCAATAAATTTATTACCCTGTTTATTTTACTGCTCATGGCATTTGCACAATTGCCTGCCCAGTACGTAAAGAAAATTACCCTGGAAGAAGCAATACAAATGGGCCTGCAACACAGTAGGTATTTACAAATTGATAAGGCAAAAGTTGAAGAAGCCAATGCAGAGTTATTAGCTGCAAAAAATAAAAGCCTCCCTGATTTTAAGTTCAATACTAGTTATATGCGACTTACCAATGCCCAAATTGACATGAAAAGTAAACCAGGTAATGGTGGGAGCAGCAATAACGAACAGGGGCCCTCTGTAAACCAGGCAATGTTGGGTATGGCAAACTTTTCTTTACCAATTTATGCAGGCAAAAGAATAAAATACGGCATTGCTTCTGCTAAGCTACTTGTACAAGTGGCCAAACTTACTGCAGAAAGCGATCAAAATAAAATTGCTTACAACATTGCCAATGCCTTTACTAATTTATTTAAAACCGCAAAAACTATTGATGTTTTAACAGAAAACCTTGCTGCATCGCAGCAAAGAGATAAGATGTTTCTGCGGCTGGAAGAAAACGGAATTATGGCCAAAAACGACCGGCTTAAAGCCCAACTACAAACTGCCAATATTGAATTGCAATTATTGGATGCCAATAATAATTACGCCACCGCAATGCTTTCTATGAATTTATTGCTGGGCTTGCCCAGCCTAACTACAGTGCAACCCGATTCTTCATTTATCCATTTAGACCTGCAGAATATGCCTTTTTCTAATTTTGAAGCTGCAGCTATTTCAAACCGGAAAGACCTGCAATCCTTAAAGCTGCAACAAAAAGCTGCAGCGTATGCTACCCGGTCCGCAAAAGCAGAAAACATACCGGTGCTGGCGCTTAACGGTGGATATGTTGCGGCAAATGTGCCACATTTTATTTCGGTTTATAATGCGGTAAACCTGGGTATTGGTATTCAATATAACCTGGCAAACCTCTGGAAAAAAAATGCCGGGCTTCTTCAAGCCTGTGCAAAAGAAAAACAACTCAATGCAGTTAATGATGAATTGAATGACAATATTAAATTAACGCTGCACAAAAATTACCAGGATGCAATGTATGCGGCCAAAAAAACGCTGGTATATCAAAGGGCGTTGGAACAAAGCACAGAAAACTTACGCATTACAAAAAACAAATACAACAATAGCCTGGCAACAATTACCGATTTGCTGGAAGCAGATGCTGCATTGCTTGCAGCAAAAATCAATATTATAAATTCCCGGGCAGATGCTTCCCTGGCCTATTATAAATTGCTGGAATCAGCAGGTTTATTGCCGCTTAAAAAACTAAATAACTAA
- a CDS encoding TetR/AcrR family transcriptional regulator codes for MNTRVKSLAKPELILAKAEKLIALKGFTATSIREIAKEAGVNIAMISYYFGSKEKLLENLLQTRMEEKQEYVKQIISDPKINEWQKFEKIIDGYVENVKNNQDFFHIMVSLQLTTKNKRILSFIRNFRFVYLNLFESLIVAGNRNKIFTKHPDVVMLQATLTGTIFFALKSKALYKLYKKNYQPEQEYDEVYFSDIKKNLKSIMKALVGYEAQ; via the coding sequence ATGAATACTCGGGTAAAATCTTTAGCAAAACCGGAGTTGATTTTAGCAAAAGCAGAAAAATTAATTGCCCTTAAAGGGTTTACGGCAACATCAATAAGGGAAATAGCCAAAGAAGCAGGCGTTAATATTGCCATGATATCGTATTATTTCGGCTCTAAAGAAAAACTCCTCGAAAATTTGCTCCAAACAAGAATGGAGGAAAAACAAGAATACGTAAAGCAAATTATTAGCGACCCTAAAATTAACGAATGGCAAAAATTTGAAAAAATTATTGACGGCTATGTTGAGAATGTGAAAAATAACCAGGACTTTTTTCACATCATGGTTTCTCTGCAGCTAACTACCAAAAATAAGCGTATCCTTTCTTTTATCCGCAATTTCAGGTTTGTTTATTTAAATCTTTTTGAATCTTTAATTGTTGCAGGCAACCGTAATAAAATTTTTACCAAACATCCAGATGTAGTTATGCTGCAGGCTACTCTTACGGGAACTATTTTTTTTGCATTGAAAAGTAAAGCCCTGTATAAACTTTACAAAAAAAACTACCAGCCCGAGCAGGAATATGATGAAGTATATTTTAGCGATATAAAAAAAAATTTAAAATCTATAATGAAAGCCCTGGTAGGTTATGAAGCTCAATAA
- a CDS encoding OsmC family protein produces the protein MNHFMNAKHKENMQFSALIDGHDLNMDTSTADGGNNSAASPKKLMLAALTGCTGVDIVSILNKMKVPFSDLSIEADAELTGEYTKVYSKVTVIYNIKISPENRPKMQKAVNLSAEKYCGVMDMFRSFAQIKTVINYR, from the coding sequence ATGAACCATTTCATGAATGCCAAACATAAGGAAAATATGCAATTTAGCGCTCTTATTGACGGGCATGATCTAAATATGGACACCAGTACGGCTGACGGCGGCAATAATAGCGCCGCAAGCCCTAAAAAGCTGATGCTGGCTGCGCTTACGGGCTGTACCGGTGTAGATATTGTAAGTATATTAAATAAAATGAAAGTACCTTTTTCTGACTTGTCTATAGAGGCAGATGCCGAACTTACCGGAGAGTATACCAAAGTTTATTCAAAGGTTACTGTTATATATAACATTAAAATTTCCCCGGAAAACCGCCCTAAAATGCAAAAAGCCGTCAATTTATCTGCTGAAAAATATTGCGGAGTTATGGATATGTTCCGGTCTTTTGCCCAAATCAAAACCGTAATTAATTACCGGTAA
- the rpmB gene encoding 50S ribosomal protein L28 has translation MARVCQVTGKKPVTGNKVSHSNIKTKRRFLPNLQTKRYFLAEEDKWVTLKVSAEAIRTINKNGLYTVVKEMRAAGEKI, from the coding sequence ATGGCTAGAGTATGTCAAGTAACCGGTAAGAAGCCGGTTACAGGAAATAAGGTATCACATTCGAATATTAAAACAAAACGCAGGTTTTTACCCAACCTGCAAACTAAGCGTTATTTTCTTGCAGAAGAAGATAAATGGGTAACGCTAAAAGTATCGGCTGAAGCGATACGTACCATTAATAAAAACGGTTTATATACCGTAGTAAAAGAAATGCGTGCAGCAGGCGAAAAAATTTAA
- the rpmG gene encoding 50S ribosomal protein L33, whose protein sequence is MAKKGNRVQVILECTEHKTSGKPGTSRYITTKNKKNTPDRLELKKFNPILKKTTVHKEIK, encoded by the coding sequence ATGGCAAAGAAAGGTAACAGGGTTCAGGTAATATTAGAGTGCACCGAGCATAAAACCAGCGGTAAGCCCGGAACTAGTCGTTATATTACTACAAAGAACAAAAAAAATACACCCGACCGTTTGGAATTGAAAAAATTCAATCCCATTTTGAAAAAAACAACCGTTCACAAAGAAATTAAATAA
- a CDS encoding DUF4295 family protein — protein MAKAAKTAIKTKDQKAAAEAKNWSKVIKTVRSPKTGAYTFKESIVHKDKIKEFLAK, from the coding sequence ATGGCAAAAGCAGCAAAAACGGCGATAAAAACCAAAGACCAGAAAGCCGCCGCAGAAGCAAAAAACTGGAGCAAAGTAATTAAAACGGTTCGTAGCCCAAAAACTGGCGCTTACACGTTTAAAGAATCCATTGTTCATAAGGACAAAATCAAAGAATTTTTGGCTAAATAA
- the ftsY gene encoding signal recognition particle-docking protein FtsY, whose amino-acid sequence MGFFDKIFGKKQQQETVDHGLQKTREGFLGKISRAIAGKSTVDEEVLDRVEDALVTADIGVDTTVKIIDALEARVAKDKYLNTAELNAILKDEIKKILVAAPEDSSYNNYALPQGHKPHIILVVGVNGVGKTTTIGKLAHNFSLAGKSVLLGAADTFRAAAVDQLTIWSERTKVPIVKKEMGSDPASVAFDTVKSGLAKNVDVVLIDTAGRLHNKAHLMDELAKIKKVIQKVIPEAPHEVMLVLDGSTGQNALEQAKHFTAATEVTALTITKLDGTAKGGVVLAIANQFKIPVKFIGVGEKAEDLLVFDKDQFVNGLFHI is encoded by the coding sequence ATGGGTTTTTTTGATAAAATATTTGGGAAAAAGCAACAGCAGGAAACAGTGGACCATGGCCTGCAAAAAACACGGGAAGGTTTTTTAGGAAAAATCTCCCGAGCTATTGCCGGAAAAAGCACGGTTGATGAAGAAGTACTGGACCGGGTAGAAGATGCCCTGGTTACGGCAGATATTGGAGTTGATACCACCGTAAAAATTATTGATGCCCTGGAAGCCCGTGTTGCAAAAGACAAATACCTCAATACGGCAGAACTTAATGCGATTCTTAAAGATGAAATTAAGAAAATATTGGTGGCTGCGCCGGAAGACAGCAGCTACAATAATTATGCATTACCCCAAGGCCATAAACCACATATCATTTTAGTTGTTGGCGTTAATGGTGTGGGCAAAACTACTACTATTGGTAAGTTGGCGCATAATTTTAGCTTAGCAGGCAAATCGGTATTATTGGGTGCAGCCGATACTTTTAGAGCTGCAGCGGTAGATCAACTCACCATTTGGAGTGAGCGTACCAAGGTACCCATTGTAAAAAAAGAAATGGGTAGCGATCCGGCATCTGTTGCATTTGATACCGTAAAAAGCGGACTGGCCAAAAATGTAGATGTGGTGCTTATTGACACTGCGGGAAGGCTCCATAACAAAGCCCATTTAATGGATGAGCTTGCAAAAATTAAAAAAGTAATACAAAAAGTAATACCCGAGGCGCCACATGAAGTAATGCTGGTATTGGATGGCAGTACCGGGCAAAATGCATTGGAACAGGCAAAGCATTTTACTGCTGCAACAGAGGTAACTGCCCTTACCATTACAAAATTGGATGGCACAGCAAAAGGCGGTGTAGTATTAGCTATTGCCAATCAATTTAAAATACCGGTAAAATTTATTGGTGTGGGGGAAAAAGCAGAAGATTTATTGGTATTTGATAAAGACCAGTTTGTAAACGGTTTGTTCCATATTTAA
- a CDS encoding TM2 domain-containing protein: MNNNQLFLSQIPSLDAQELNYLLAFTKDLPQDKLQTFIAIYNSRRKKPDIILITCLLGFVGFAGVHRFLMNQWGMGILYFLTGGLCLIGTIVDIINHKQLAFDNNQSAAVETMTMVGGV, from the coding sequence ATGAACAACAATCAACTTTTCCTGAGCCAAATACCCTCTTTGGATGCACAGGAATTAAATTATCTTTTGGCATTTACCAAAGACCTGCCACAGGATAAGCTCCAAACCTTTATAGCCATTTATAACAGCCGAAGAAAAAAACCCGATATTATCTTAATTACCTGTTTACTGGGTTTTGTTGGTTTTGCAGGGGTACACCGTTTTTTAATGAATCAATGGGGAATGGGGATACTCTATTTTTTAACAGGCGGATTGTGCCTCATTGGTACTATTGTGGATATTATCAATCATAAGCAATTGGCGTTTGACAATAACCAATCAGCAGCTGTAGAAACAATGACCATGGTTGGCGGGGTATAG